A segment of the Capricornis sumatraensis isolate serow.1 chromosome 8, serow.2, whole genome shotgun sequence genome:
TCATAGACAGGCTGACAAGGGACAGTGTCTGTATCTCCAGCACAGAAACAACTCTTGACTGTAAAGACTGGTTGGAGAATCAGCAGGGAAGTCAGGAGAGACACTGGAGAGGAATGTTCACCCACATGAATTCACTCCCAGAAGAGAGAGCCCCTGAGCACGACGTTTACTGGAAAACCCTAGGCCAGAAGTCAGTCCTTCTCACTCAAGACAGAATTCCCAAAGGACCCTATGCTTTCCACACCCTTGAAAAAAGACTGAAACAGAAATCTACCttaatgaaaaagcagaggaccTATAAGGAAAAGAAACCTCATAAATGCAATGACTGTGGTGAACTCTTCACTTACCACTCAGTGCTCATTCGACACCAGAGGGTCCATACGGGGGAGAAGCCCTACAGCTGTGCAGACTGTGGGAAATCTTTCAGCCACAGGGCTAATTTAAccaaacatcagagaactcacaCAAGAATTCTCTTCGAGTGCAGTGAGTGCAAAAAAGCCTTCACCGAAAGTGCATCCCTTGCCATTCATCAGAGGATTCACATTGGAGAAAGACCGTATGAGTGTGGTGAGTGTGGGAAAGGCTTTAATCGAAGCACCCACCTTGTGCAGCACCAGCTGATCCACACGGGGGTGAAGCCCTATGAATGTAACGAGTGTGATAAAGCCTTCATTCATTCCTCAGCACTCATTAAACATCAAAgaactcacactggagagaaaccttacaaatgccaggagtgtgggaaagcctttagCCACTGCTCGTCGCTTACCAAACATCAGAGggttcacactggagagaaaccctatgagTGCAGCGAATGTGGGAAGACTTTCAGTCAGAGCACACATCTTGTCCAGCATCAAAGGattcacacaggagagaaaccctacGAGTGTCATGAGTGTGGGAAAACCTTCAGCCGGAGCTCCAATTTCGCTAAACATCAAAGAATTCATATTGGCAAGAAACCATACAAATGTAACGAGTGTAGCAAAGCCTTCATTCATTCGTCAGCCCTTATTCAACACCAGAGAactcatactggtgagaaaccctaCAGATGTAACGAGTGTGGGAAGAGCTTTAAGTGCAGTTCATCCCTCATCAGACATCAAAGGATTCACATGGAAGAGCAACCCTGAAAAATGACTTGAGTGCtaaggaatgtaagttggtgttATCGCTGTGTTAAATACCTGAGTGGTTTGGGAGGAAGACCCAAAAAATGCTGCCTGAGAAACAGTTCTGTGTGCATCTAATTCTACTCACATAACACAATAGTTTTGAGCCATAAACAGAATGTTTCTTCTATCCATTGATTTGATGATTCTGAGTGCTTCCAGCCAGAAATCTCAAAGGTTGATCCCTAAACCACCATCCCACTACCCATAATGCTCTTTTGTAGAAATTCAGAAAGTCCTTGGGAGTGGGTAGCAATACAGTCATTGTGAAGTCCAATTCCCCCTCTTTGTCACACCAAAGCTTGTTACTGCATCTCACTGTGTAAGAACATCCTTGTGGGTGAGGTTCATATCCTCAATTATCAGGATGACACAGAGCTGTTTATTTTCAAATCCAAAGTGGACACCCAGCTATCTGGAGAATgttgtttcttttacattaactgtaaaaatttaaagattagAGTTGAAATACACTCTGGCTTCCCTCCCAGCCCCAAAGGCTGCTGTCTTAGTTGATGAACAATGGGGTTTGAGTTATGCCCACATGGATTAGGCTGACACTTAGATAGTTATTACCCCTCTGCTGGATACATCCTCACTTCACACTTCCTTGGAAGTGACCTTGAGATAAAGAGTTGGAACCTTAACTGTAGTTTTGTTTCAGGTCCCTCTTTCCTTATCTTTGACATTGAATGAATCCTTGGTTTTCTGTACTACAGAATTAGGGAGATTTCACTCCTTTACCTCATTCTGCTGTTTGTAAAGTAAGTTTTGTCACTTTGAGAAAAAGCCCCTGGGATATGGAGAGTCTAGAAAGTTGACTGACTCAGTGTGCTGTTCCATTTAGAGTCCCAGGCAAGAAGAAGACCTGGAGCAGCTCCGAGGCACAAGAAATATATCCTCAGACCTCACATGATGCACATTTTTTGTCGTCGTTCTTCTATGTATTGGTCTTTGTCGTATCCCAGAGCCCTGGAGAAGGTAGAAAAGGCACAGAGCCACCCTGATCTTGACATAAGTTACATGGGTGACCAAAGACCTAGTAGTGGGATGGAAACACAAAAGCAAgagttcaaataaatatttagcaGGACACCACACAAATGTCTTGTTAcagactttttatttattgttacaGAGAATAACAgagactgtgaaaagaagatTATAGAAAAGAAAGTGGAAACATTTGCAGATTTCCTCTCTCTTCTAAATCCTGTCCTTGATGAACACTCAACAGCCAGCGCACGCTTTTCCCCTCCACGTTATCCCCATTACTCCTTACAGTTCTCATTGTTCCCTCCGTATACCTTAGTTCTATCGTtgaggaaaaggagaggaagagtTTAAAGTGGGGTAATAGAGATCAAGGTCAGGTCTAAACCCAGCAATAATGGAAACCAAAACAATAGGAAATAGAGTGTAAAGGACTAAGGAGAGGctttgaaaagaattaaaaaaaaaaagctggaactTGAGAGATGATACTAGGAGAATGGCTGACATAGGACAAAATAAAAAGGAGCTCAGCCCTCATCACTTGATACTCGGATTAACAACCTAAAGCAGGAATTGACAAACTGGCCTGGACCCACCACCTTGTTCTGTAAATAGTGTTTAATTGGAACTGGGCCTCACTCATTATTTACATGTCATGTATAGCTGTTTTTGTACTAAAATAGTGGAGTTAAGTAGTTAAGGCAGAGATTTCATGTCCCAGAAAGCCTAAAACACTTGCTGTTTCTCAACATTCCAGGTGTTTGAGTGAGAAGTTCATTCATTTGGCGGCCAATACTTGGCTAACACAAGATTAGTGGGcttgaattctgtcacctccacttgGCAATTAATTATGTGACTTTAAAAAGCTACTTCTTTCTGAGCCCcagccttatctgtaaaatggaaacaggTCATCCCTCTCTCAAGGCTGTTGTGAGGATAAGACTGCAGGTAGAGAAACTGGCACACAATTATTCTTTTCTCTCATGAGTTTCCAGGAGCCCCCACATAAGCTCAAATCCACGGATGCTTAAGTTCCTTACAGAAAGTGATGTAGTACAGTTGGCCCTGTGTTTCTGAGGCTTTTGCATTCTCAGATTCAACCGACCGTGGATGGAAATTTTCATCCACAGTCGGTTGAATCTGCTGATGCAAAACAATACAGAGGGCAGgttgtatttattaaaaacacGCATGTAAGTGGACCTGTGAAGTTCAAACCTGTGCTATTCAAGGAAGGATTGACAACATTTTAATGAAGTGGTGAGTCAGTTTAGTCTGCTGTAACGAAATGTCACTAAGTGATTTGTTTATGAAcaactgtctcacagttctggagactggaaagtCCAGGGTCAGGACCCTGGTAGGATGTCTGATGAGGCCCCTTCCTGATCCACAGATGGCCATCTGTTTGCTGTGTCCTTCCATGGTGGAAGGGCTGGGGAGCTCTCTGTGGCCTCCTTCATGAGGGCATGTTTGTGAGTCCATGTTTCATGAGTTCTGTTTGTGATGACTGCTCTTACGACCTCATCACCTCCTAAAGGTCCCGCTTCCAAATACCAGCACTTTGGGGATTAGGTTTCATCGTGAattggagggtgggggtggggacacaaTCATTCTGTCTATTAACAAGTGGCTGAGCATCAATCAGAAGTTACTTAATGTGTTTTCCATACCCTTTGTTTATTGATCTGGAGGTAACCACCCTGCTCCCAGCACACGGTAGAGAAGGGCTTCACAGCTCTCTGCTCTTGCTCCATCCCACACAGCCTCCTGGAGATCTTGTGGAATCTGTCTTTTTTCCTTGTAAGTATCACATAACCAGGAGCTGTCCTGTATGTCTTCTAACTGCAGTTTAGCATCAAGGGACTTACTCTAAGATAGTTTTACTAAGAGCTCTGGCCCTTTTCATATCAGTATTTGTTCCTTTTATGCTTACGAGTTTAATCTGACTGCGTGTTTGTACTTCCACAGCAATCTTGGAAGTTTTAGTGTCctgcttttcaaatgtttttgatAATCTGTAAACTAAATTTGATTGTTCTTATTGGCCCACTGTCAATAAAGATATCGTTTGTATATTTGTTGTCAGAAACTtttgtaaaatgcttttaaattctCACTTAAGCGAGTTTTGAGAGGTAAAGACCAGCTATAAAATATCTCCACATCATTCAGGAAACCGATTGCATTTCTAATTGTTCACCTAGGCTTAATAACCTCTATCCTAGAGAAGGTGAAAGAGCCGAGGAAGATCATTCCTACCAAGTCGTGCTCAGGCCAAGTATATCCCTCACTTCAGAGTGATGGGGAGACCAGGGAGGGAAGGACTTCATGTAAAAAGTACAACTAAAACTAAGCCAAATACATTGTTGGGCCAGACACAGAATAATCCATACATACTAAATGCACACGTTTATAACACACGATACTAATCTGTAGGGTTGGAAACTAGATGATCCTTAGCTTTGGCAGGACAGAATGGGTAGTGTTTATGGAGGTTGAGGAGAGAAGCCTCTGTGTTGCtagttttattctattttcttacACTGTGTTGTAGTTACAAACatatgttcagtcgctcagtgtccgactctttgagacgccatgaattgcagcatgccaggcctccctatccatcaccaactcccggagttcactcaaactcacatccatcgagttggtaatgccatccagccatctcatcctctgtcgtccccttctcctcctgctcccaatccctcccagcatcagagtcttttccaaggagtcaactcttcccatgaggtggctaaagtactggagtttcagctttagcatcatttcttccaaagaacacccaggactgatctcctttagaatggactggttggatctccttgcagtccaagagtctctcaagagtcttctccaacaccacagttcaaaagcatcagttcttcagtgctcagctttcttcacagtccaactctcacatccatacatgaccacaggaaaaaccatagccttgactagacggacctttgttagcaaagtaatgtctctgcttttcaatatgctatctaggttggtcataacttgccttccaaggagtaagccttttaatttcatcacttgGTAATAAATCACTAAGCAGTAGAgttatgatttctgtcctttttgctGTATGTTATACTTCAAATAATGCACTTGAATACATTTTGTAATTAAGGCaaataatacaaattataatAAAACTTTGCAATCTTATTTCCATTTCATGAAAAACAGTCACCAGAAGGACTCCAAGATTAAGTACCATGGGCccagggttcaagccctggtaggggagctaagatgccaGAAACTGTTGGGGAAAAAAGGGGCAGGGGGCGGAGGTGGTATTAGAGTTAACAGTCTCATCATTGAGGGAAGCTGCTCTAGAAACTTTGAGgattctgtgtgacccaatgTGGAAATATGGCCTTTGGGCATCAAAACCGTGGAACtgaggcaaaagaaagaaaacgtgCTTTAAATAATACTGTCAACATTTATTATTAGGATGAGTCAAGGAAACTTTCAAAGATCCAGAAATTAAAATGAAGGCATTATGATTTTTCGGCCAAGAAACTGAATGAGGCAGATACAGGTGGACACGCAATCCCTAATTCCCCCGCCCCTAACCCCCAAGCGCGTCTGGGGTTTTAGTTAGTTGCatgaggcttcccttgtgcctcagatggtagagtctgcctgccatggaggaaacctaggttccatccctgagttgagaagatcctctggtggaggacacggcaacccactgcagtattcttgcctagagaatcccatggacagaggagcctagtaggctacagtccatggggtcgcaagagtctgacatgacagcGACTTGCACACTGTTCTCTCAATGGCTTTATTTCTTTAGTCAAATGGAAGTGCTCAGAGGCAAGGGCTGTGTCATTCTTTGTATCACTAGTTTTAGTGCTCGACACACAGTCGTGATCTCTCAACGTGACCAAACTTCTTAGGTCTACAAACTGTCTACGATGCCAACTCCCGCACCAAAGCAGAAAGGAGTTGCAAGAGCAGGGCGGCGGCGCGGAGGATTCTGGGCGCCGTGGTCCCCGCCGGCTGCGCAGGCGCACTGCCGTCCGCGGCCGCTCCCGCCGCCGGCGCCATTGCTGGAAGCGCTCACGCCCTGCCCTGAGAGCGCCTTGTCCTCAGGCGGCCGCCAGGTATTAGTTGCCCTGGCGCCTGGCCGGGTCCCCCTCACCCCTCCCTCGGCGCTCTGCTCCCGGCGGCGTCAGGGGCGGGGCCGCTTCCTGTGGGGCCTCTGGCCTGGAGCTGACCCGCCCGCCTCAGAGGCGGCCGGGGTCGGGCTACCTCAGAAGGCAGCGACCTGGAGGCTCTGGGAGAGGGAGCCGGGCTGGGCGGGGGCGCGGCTGGACCCTCCCTTCTTCCTGGGGCCGCCCCTAGACTGAGGAGGAGTGGGCTGAGAAGGGCTTTGAGGGGAGCAGACGGGTTGGAGGAAGGAGAATCTCTCCGTCCTGGGTTTGGCAGCGTGGAGGGACTGGGGTTCGATAGCGGAAACCTGACAGGTGTCCCCCTCCTGCCTTTGGGAAGCGGAGGCAGCTTTTCCTGCCGGCGCAACTTCCAGATACCCAGCACaggtttttttgtctgtttttgttgcTGGGGtaacttcagtctctcagtcgtctccgactgtttgcgaccccgtggactgcagcacgccaggcctccctgtccaacaccaactcccggggcttactcaaactTGGAAGACCTTAGATCCCCGACCAGAGCTTGACATGGGCCAGGGCAGTGAAAGCCCGGAGTTGTAACCACTGGATCCCAGGGAATTCCGAGAACGCAGTATTATTAACTCTGCTGTGCGTTGCAGCCctgttgcttattttattttatttatttattttcttggccgTTCCATGCAGTTTGTaggaacttagttccccaaccaggattgGAACCCgtacccctgcagtggaagtcccgtgtcttaatcactggattgccagggaagtcccttggacttacTTATTTTGTACCTGGaagcttgtacctttt
Coding sequences within it:
- the LOC138082681 gene encoding zinc finger protein 286A isoform X7; translated protein: METNVAETPGKRALPPQDSPFSQENCTEEGEVAALRLMARSQASVTFKDVAMDFTPEEWGRLDPAQRDVMLENYRNLVSLWLPVSKPENHSLENGEEPLLLERKAPKSSCSDSETSPRSKDSTSVQDFCKEESCQVAIIDRLTRDSVCISSTETTLDCKDWLENQQGSQERHWRGMFTHMNSLPEERAPEHDVYWKTLGQKSVLLTQDRIPKGPYAFHTLEKRLKQKSTLMKKQRTYKEKKPHKCNDCGELFTYHSVLIRHQRVHTGEKPYSCADCGKSFSHRANLTKHQRTHTRILFECSECKKAFTESASLAIHQRIHIGERPYECGECGKGFNRSTHLVQHQLIHTGVKPYECNECDKAFIHSSALIKHQRTHTGEKPYKCQECGKAFSHCSSLTKHQRVHTGEKPYECSECGKTFSQSTHLVQHQRIHTGEKPYECHECGKTFSRSSNFAKHQRIHIGKKPYKCNECSKAFIHSSALIQHQRTHTGEKPYRCNECGKSFKCSSSLIRHQRIHMEEQP